gaatattattgaaaagtttatttattttaatgcaaatttaacagaatgatgatgatgatgatgatgatgatgatgatgatgatgatgatgatgatgtagaAGAAGTTCGACTTTCACATGAACTGTCAGCGTTTTTATTTTGGGTTCAAACCTGTTTTCTTCCATCAGTGAAATAAACAGACTCAAGTcagattcattcattcattcattcattcattcattcattcattcattcattcattaataaaatgctttaaaaactaaagtcaACCAAAATGCTGTACAGCtaaatcagaaaatacaaaGTGGCCAATAGATAACACCATAACCTttgaaagtataaaataaataaagattaatcTAATGCGCTGTGGAATTACAAGCCACATTTAAAAGGAGTTTCTATGAGATTTAAATCTCTGTTTAGagtaacttcaaaataaaagcctgcaGAGAATCTGCCTGAGTCGGTGTTAGATGTGAAGGTGAGTCCAGAGGCTGCAGGTAACTTTGTTCTGTGCTGATCAGAGTCCATGTAGTTTCCAGGATCAGACTGAATGCagtgcagagctgcagctgctgctgactgtgGATGTTTGTCTGTCTGCTTGTTTCTGCTGCCAACCTTCAGATGATCCGGTAGTGAAGCCCAGGGTGAGCGTGTACCCAGCAGCATCCAGCGCCCAGCGGGGCCCGAGGGCCTTCCTGCTGTGTCTGGCCTCAGACATGTTTCCTCCTGAGGTCCAGATCTCCTGGAAAAGACTGGAGGACGGTACAGAGAAGGATCTGACCTCTGGAGAGCAGCTGGAGCTCAGAGAGCCGAACCGCACCGCCTCCCTCTTACTGGTGGATCGGGATCCTGTCAGCACATCTAGATACCGCTGCTCTGTGCAGCATGAGGGGGGCCCAGTGGAGGCCCCAGCAACACAAGGTGATGAAGCTGGGAGACCAGGCAGAGACTCAGGTGGAGCAGAGGACAGAGGAGGATTCACTGCAAACATTTCCCTCCTTTTCTGTTCCAGAGGTTCCTGCGTTGCTCCCAGTGTCCTTCCAGTCTCACTGCAGGGTGAAGCTGCTCTGCCTGCTCTACTCGCTGCTGATAGTGAAGAGTCTGGTGTACTGCTGTGGCCTCTCTCTGCTGATGGCCCTCAGGAACAAGGGCCCGGCCCCCAGCTGCAGGGTTTTCTGACTCCAGTGGCCTTTATTCACAGCTGTGGTAAAGTAGCAGTAAAATGTGCAGCTGGTGAATGTCGGCCTCAGTTCTCGCCGCTGCCTGTTCATCTCAGCTCcgtatctttctctctctctcataaCTCACTTTCCTGTCAGATCACtgctgatttattgttttaaagcttCTTTACATTTAAGTCAAACATtaagagaatatttttattccagtttttcagatttactAACAGGATTTCCATCCAGATGATGACTTGTTCCTGTCAGTCTGTGACGTtataattttatacatttatttagatcttctctgattattttctttctgcttcataTTTGATCCTTTGTTGTTaacagttttgtctttatttcattGTAACTCAACTTTGTGTAAAATCcctgatgtttttattaaagagcTGTTTGTGACTAAATGACTTGATTCACTGTTTGTTCTTAAATTGTCCATCAAACCAGGAGTTTCTGTCCCAACATGTTTCATCTCCCTGAGGCTGATGAGCAACAAGCTGAGAACCATcagctggactttgactggaccgtcGGAATCAAAGACTTTGATCAGAAACACTTTGATTCTGTTCAGtttgaaaatttaaacatttactgacaaaataaaccaatttggACAGACACAGTTATAACAGGTATATTtgttgaatgaatgaatgaatgaatgaatgaatgaatagactttattaaattaacatttcagGTCCCTGGGGCCGCCCTTTAGTTGGATGGGAACATTACAGCAGGAGATGAAGTTCGTAAATATCCATCATGGACACAATGTGGGTTTGTAAAAAATCATCTGcacagaaaaagcaacatttcaacAACATCAAACCCAGGAAGTGATTCTGGACCCAGAACAGGCCGACATGCAGCTCCTGGATCATCACAGCTGTTGCTGCACCAGGAATGAGGAAAATCCTGAAACCTTTATAAAATCTTCTCCTGATACCTGCCTGGTTTCTCCTGCTCTGCTCCACTTCCTGAAgataaaacagtgaaaacatgGTGGCAGGTCCAGAAGGACGGGTTCAGAGTTCTGACATGTaatgcagagagaaaaaccATGCAGGAGTTCAACGTGATCAACAGAACCTTAATGAAGCTGTGCAAAGAGATGGTTCTGATGAGACCCAGAAAGAGTCACCAGTGgaggttgccatggtaacaggaCTCCACTATAAAGCCGCCAGCAGTTTGGTTGATCAGTCTGATGGAAACCAGTACAGAGCTGGTCCTCAGAGACCAAACCAGTTAGAAGGTCAGCAGTGATGGAGACGTCCAGACTCCTCTGATCGACgggaccggatcagaaccaacatggccgcctggtgacaggaacagaaccagatgaATGTTTGTCTCAGTGGTTGGAGTTTCTGTCTCGGtggttttgttgctgctttgtttgttCCTGTGAGCTGAaatcttcctgctgcagcaacagaaacagaaaaactgatccGAGTTCAGATTCAGCTGTTGGTGTTTCAGTCTTTGGTTCTAATTATTCTGCAGGATTTGAGCCGTCGAGCAGACTGATGTGATTTCACTGTGATCAGAGCGGATTGCTGAGCTGTGAGTTCAGCTCTGAGCTGTTTGTCTCTCAGATGAAGAACACAGCTGCTTCCTGAACGATTGTTTCAGTCGATGCTGGTAACTGTCGTTGTGTTATTAAGGTGAGAAGCCACAGCTAACGGTGTGGAGGCTGCAGAGCACAAACCCACACAGCTGCAGCAACgacgtctgattggctgccagcaGTTTGGTCTAATAACCACTGAGAACAGATTCATATCTGCTGCTCTATAAACTCATCATCTGCTGCATCTCTGTGGTTTGGTTCTGCTtcctggaaacattttcattgtttttatttaaatcaacagCAGAGCTGATAGATTATAATGTTAACTGGGTCAGGAGACCAGTTACACCATCATCATTAATTCTGTCTCCTGTTGAATCACTGATCTCAGGTCAGTTCAGCTTATTTATAttgcaccaattcacaacaaacacctttacacacaaatgtttttaattcaaacaaattCCAATTATTcctaattattaaataatgtcTCATTCAGTCCCAGACgagcagaaagagaagcagaaatcAGTCGtgttgttgactttacagcaatcctTCATACAGAGTGAGATTCATCTTTCACATCAACAAACTGACAAAGTCTTAATGGAGTAACGGATGAGTCAAAGTACAGAGAGGTCCTGAACTTTGACTCTGGTTCCCCGAACCGTCAGGTTTTGGATTATATCCATGCCGTCTTTCAggttttttccaaaatgtttgcCAGTTATCAGTGTTTCCTGTTTTGAGGACGTCACGTCAACAAGCAGCGGCTGAATGACGGCAAACTGTTAAACATGTCGTCACATCAGAGAAAACTACAGTCagacattgttttgttttcacactgaaGCAAAGCCAACTTTAGTGACACTGATCGCTGTAATTATGTGTCAAGTTTCTTGTATCTGAACTTTCCCAGCCAGCAGTTTGTTGCtcattctggttctggaaaacatttgatcaaagtCGTGTTTCTCATTCCAGGTTTCTGACTGCAGACCTGCTGATTCCCAACATGTGTGTCAGTGAATCTTTTATAACTGGAGACGTTGGTGGAGTCCAGTGGGCTGGTTTTCAGgattaaagcaagaaaaaacctaaaaacattttcagtaatgGAGGCAGCTGAACATCTGACAgagaaccagagagagaacGTTGCTCCTTCTGAACTAACTAAACTGTGTGAAACTGAAAGGTTCctaaaaagtgaagaaaacacagaaaatgtgttttagcatGTTTATGTTAGAATAACTCATAAACAACATGagttgttagtttttgtttgttcatgaGTGGAAACGACGACGTCATCGGCGTAGAGTTTGATGTTCTCACTGATTCAGAGTAAAACTGAAGAATCAGACGACAAACGGATTAAATTTACTGATACTCAGAATTCATATCAATAACTGGCATGTTGATGGTGGGAAAAtggttttattgctgttttaatttcattacaTTCAGGTCAgttaaaagttataaaacatgacaaagaaatgtttgagtttattgAAATACAGAATGAATAAATGTGTAGAATCTACAACActgtaaaaagtgaaaagcaaagagaataaaattatgataaaatgcagcaaaatgaaatcaaaagtaCATTCCACAGTTTGTCCTGAACAATGTTTCTTAAAGCTGATGAATGTGATAAACTGCAGAGGGCTCAGCTGGGGGCCGGGCCCTTGTTCCTGAGGGCCATCAGCAGAGAGAGGCCACTGCAGTAAACCAGACTCTTCACTATCAGCACCGAGTAGAGCAGGCAGAGCAGCTTCACCCGGCAGCGAGACTGGAAGGACACTGGGAGCCTCACTGGGAGCCTGACTGGGAGCTGAGGACGGACAGACGCTGCTGGCGGCGGCGCAGGAGCCGCTGGTCCGTCTGTTGCTGCTCCAGACTTTGTTGgagctggaggttctggaggttctggaagTTCTGGAACAAAAAGAAGTCCAACATTCCAGTCACACTGTGAATCTGAAGCTGAACTGAACTTCTCTTCTGCTTTTCGTACCTTGGAACCGTGTCTGGTTGCTCACGCTGCCGCCCTCATGCTGAACTTCACAGATGTATTCATAATCGTAGAGCGTCTCGTTTTTAACCAGCCTGATGACGGCAGAACTTTTTAACCCGCTGATCTCCTGCTGTTTCTCCTCAGCGGGGGCCGGCTCCTCCTGGCTGCCCTTCTGTCTTTTCCAGGAGATCCGGACCGGGTCGGGATACATCCCCGAGGCCAGACACATCAGAGCCGTGTCTCCCTCCACACGGCCTTCTGTTCTCACCGGACACACCGTCACCTGGGGTTTCTTCACTGTTCTACCtgaaaacagcacaaacaaaGAACAGAGAAATAATTCAGCACGTTTCAATGTCAGGAAACgataaactgacaaaataaaagatgcaaatttaAACTACTTTCATTTATtaactgattattattttaattaaacaccCGACTCATCCTGGAAAAATCCAGAACATCTAAACCTTTCCAGACCtcggttgaggtcagaggtcatgattCCAGGATCTGCTGTAAAACTGACAgcaggtcagaaccagaacatcacaGCACAGtcaaacacggtggtggcagagGGATGCTCTGGGACTGACAGCAAGTTCAGCTCTGATGGCTcatgaagtgaaataaaagtgtCGgtacggcctagtcaaagcctg
This is a stretch of genomic DNA from Gambusia affinis linkage group LG12, SWU_Gaff_1.0, whole genome shotgun sequence. It encodes these proteins:
- the LOC122841782 gene encoding immunoglobulin lambda-1 light chain-like, whose product is MLFLPAAALCWLGSALAAMATQLVQDGLSLTRRTGQSVSFSCGGTGQCGYDVVWYQKKERETYRAILYIYIGGIPQKHFNHPQQDDFSAERNQNDCKLTINKVKLDHSASYYCRCWKSGSHSWIFGSGTKLFVTDDPVVKPRVSVYPAASSAQRGPRAFLLCLASDMFPPEVQISWKRLEDGTEKDLTSGEQLELREPNRTASLLLVDRDPVSTSRYRCSVQHEGGPVEAPATQEVPALLPVSFQSHCRVKLLCLLYSLLIVKSLVYCCGLSLLMALRNKGPAPSCRVF